Sequence from the Undibacterium piscinae genome:
CTTCAGCGCGGTAGGCTGGGTTAAAGCTTCATCAACCCAGCATGCACATGGCAACAAAGAGCAGTCGCAAATTGAAATTATCGGCTAGATGTGGAAAGGGATGCTGGGCTGAATAACCCAGCCTACGGGCTGTAACCGTTAGGTGTTGTCAGGCATGTGGTCGCTCTTGCCATTACACGCGTAAAACTGTCGAAATATTTTACACACGCACGCAATAAAAAAGATAAGCTATTGATTTATAACATATTTCTATGAGTGGCATAATAATTGCTTATATTGAAACTTCTAAATCTCACTATTTTAAAGTCTCATAAATGAAAAATTCCAAACTTATTTCTATCATTTTAATGGCTGCGTTATCCTCTATTTTGATGACAGCGAACGCTTCCCAAATCACCCAAGCAGAATATGATGCTGCGTCCAACTTGGTTAACTTTAATACGATTGGAGACGGTACTTTAGTATCAACACAATACACTGCTAATGGCGTTACGTTCAGTGGTCAAATCGTTGGACAGACAAGTGGTGATGGCGTTTTTTCATCGACCTCAGCGAACACTTACTATGCACCTAACCGCACTGATACATGGGGGGCTAAATTCTCCAGCACAGTTAGCTCTGTTGGTTTCTATGCAGAATATTGGCAGCAAGATGTGATCACTTTAGGTGTCTATAACAACAACGTACTTTTAGGCACGTACAATTTTAACAAGCCAAACGATGATATCTACTCCACCTATATGATCGGTGTCACGGATAGCAATGCGTTTGATGAAATTCGTTTCTCAATCTCAGGGAGCTCCAATCATTTCTTCAACATGGATAACTTCAAATTTCAAACAGCGACGCAACAAAATGTTCCAGAACCAACATCGATCGCAATGTTTGGCCTTGGCCTCGTTGCTTTAGCATATCTCCGTCGTAAATCTGCATAAGCATACTTCTCGGTAAAAAAGCCACCTGTTCTAAGGTGGCTTTTTTTGTTTGTTGTTTGCGTTAGTTGAGATTTGACCTGCACTCCCAATCATGGCGAATGCAATAGACCCTTTAAGGTACATAGCAATTAGCGATAGTGCACGCCGTTTGATTATGGAACGGTGCGATTTAAAAACTATTTGCTTACCGGCGCAGTTGAATTTGATGGAGTGGCGGGGAATCGACTCGGTCGTGGGCGCTAGGACATGAATGTCCCCTTTTTCGGCGCGCTAAAGCACGCAAAAAGCCTGGTTGCCGGGCGTAATGCCCTTCAGCAAGCGTAGCGTGCGTAAATCGTAGGGTGCGCCATGCGCACCACGCACACCATTAATCGCCAATAATTTCCAGCTTTTGATTTTGAGTCATTGGTGCGCATGGCGCACCCTACAAATGTGAACGCACTATGCCAGTAAGGCGTCATGGGCTTCGTCTATTTTGTATTTAAAATCGCAGCGCCTGCCTGCCAATTCAAGCCCGGCCAGCCAGCAATCCCTGTACCAGCGCTAGTAAGGCGGCTTGTTCGGCTGCCGGGCTGAACAAGGGGGCGCGTTGCGTGCATGCCTGGACGATTTCTTGATAGTAGCCGTGCTGCAGTTCCTGGTCCTGGCGGCAGCGTTGTAGTAAGGCGGCGAGTCCGGCGGCATCGTCTAGCTCAAAATAGCCTGGGTAATTTTCGCCTAGCATGCCGAGATTGCCGGGGATGCGTGAGGCCAGTACCGGAGTGCCGCTACAGACTGCCTCCAGCACCACATGCGCGCCGCCCTCGATGCGGCTACTGTGTACCAAGACATGCGCATGCTGGATATGCCTGAGCGTGCGACTGTGCGATTGACTACCTAACCAGCGGTAATGCGGATACTGGCTGGCACAGGCTTGCGCTTGCGCGCCCAACTCTGGCTCTAGTGCCGCCCCGATATGATCAATGAAAATGTCAGACTGGGCGGCAAGTAGCGCGGCAGCGGCGAACAGGGTTTGCGGTGATTTTTCGGCGCGCAGATGGCCGACCATCAGGGCGCGTAAGTGCTGCGGCGTTTTCTGTGCCGGGGCGCGGCTGGCACTCGATTGGAAGATCACCTGGGCTTTATGGCGCAACTCTGGCGGCAAGGCATCCGGCCCGCGTTCTTGCAACACCACCAGTGCTTGCGCGTAACGCAGCGAGGCTTGCGCCGCCGGGTCGCTGAGTATGTCGCGGTATAAGTCGGTGCCGGTCAACACCAGGCCCAGGCCGGGCGCATCCGCAGTAACGCTTAGTCTGTGCGCCCACCGCGCAATCGAGCTGGCCGAACGGCGCGCATGCAGGGCCAGCAAGACTTCGGCTGGCTCACCGTCCCATTCTTGCGCGATCTTGGTCTGATAGTAAGGGCTGAGCATCTGCGACCAGCGCCAGGCGGTCTGCCAATTGCCGTTATTCGCCGCGGCCAGGGCCGGGCTGAGTATGAGTACGCGTGGCTGTTTCATAACCAGCAGTGTAAGGCATAGGCAAAAAATTTTGATAAATGTGTGGCCAAAGCTGTGGCAAATTCTGCGCAATAGTCTGCGCTGTCACGTGCAAATGGCGTTGATTTCGGGTCTAATATACAATTCGCCCCCCGTCATTCCCTTTTCACTGAGGATATCCCATGTTTAAATTGTCTGCCACGCGTGCCCTTGCTGCCGCCCTTAGCTTTAGCTTGCTGAGTTTTACTGGTCTGTTACACGCGCAGGCGGTCTTTAAAGTCACCGCCATCCCGGATGAATCGCCAACTGAACTAGCGCGTAAAGCCGCGCCTCTGGTCAAATATCTGGAAAAGACCTTGGGCATGAAGGTCGAATTTACCCCGGTGACTGACTACGCCGCCTCGGTAGAGGCGCTGGCCAACAAGCAGGTTGATCTGGCCTGGTACGGTGGTTTTACTTTTGTGCAAGCCAGTGTGCGCTCGGGCGGCAAGGTGATCCCGCTGGTGCAGCGTGAAGAAGATGCTAAATTTCGCTCGGTCTTCATCACTAGCGACCCTGCTATCAAAACGCTGGCTGATCTGAAGGGCAAGAACGTCAGCTTCGGTTCGCAGTCCAGCACTTCCGGCCATCTGATGCCACGTAGCTTTTTACTGCAAGCCAATATCGATCCGGATAAAGATTTTAAACGCGTGGCTTACTCCGGTGCACATGATGCGACCATCGCTGCGGTAGTGGCGGGCAAGGTCGATGCTGGTGCTTTGAATATTTCGGTGTGGGAGAAATTTGTCGCCGACGGTAAAGTCGACACGAATAAAGTGCGCGTGTTTTACACCACGCCAGGGTTTTATGATTACAACTGGACGGTACACGCCGACATGCCAGCGGCACAACGCGAAAAATTGACTAAGGCTTTCTTGAGCCTGGATCGCGCTAGCCCAGAAGGCAAAGAAATTTTAGAGTTGCAACGTGCCACCCGCTTCATCCCTACCAAAGCTGAAAATTACAAGGGCATAGAACAAGCGGCACATAGCGCTGGTTTGCTCAAGTAAGCTAAGCATGAAGTTAGATTTACGCGCAGTCTCGGGCCGGCATCCGGCCGCCAAGCCGGATGCCGCGCCCGCCTTGCGTGAACTCAGCCTGAGTTTGCGCTCTGGCGAACAGCTTGCCATCATCGGCCCCTCGGGGGCTGGCAAGACCACGCTCTTGCATTTGATGGCGTGTGCGCTACAGCCATCGCAGGGCAGTCTGCAACTGGACGATAGCGATCCCTGGCAACTCTCGCGCAGCGCCTTGCAAAAGCTGCGTGGCCAGCTGTTTTTAGCACCACAGGTGCCGCCCTTGCCACCGCGCCAAAGAGTGGTGACGGCGGTGCTGGCCGGGCGTCTGCCGCATGAAAATATCTGGGCGAGTCTGCGCAGTCTGTTTTATCCGCAAGACATTCCACGCGCCGAACGCGCGCTGGCCAGCTTTGATCTGAGCGATAAATTATTTGAACGGGTCGACCGACTCTCAGGCGGCGAACGTCAGCGCGTCGGCCTGGCGCGTGCGCTGCTGTCTGAAGCCACGCTGTTGCTGGTCGATGAGCCACTGTCGGCGCTCGATCCGCAGCGCGGCGAGCAGGCCATAGTTGCACTGACCGCCGCCGCCAGTGCGCGCACCGCAACACTGGTAGCCAGTCTGCATCATGTAGAGATGGCGCTGACGCATTTTCCGCGCATCGTCGGTTTGCGCGATGGTGCCTTGTTCTTTGATCTGCCTGCCGCTGAAGTCAGCCCACAAATTTTGCAGGCGCTGTATGCGCAAAAACTGCATGAACTGAGCGGCCCTGCCCTGCCCACTGACGAGCAATTCCCAGGCGCGCCGGTACCAGTGGTGATGTTGTGCCGTTGACCTCAGCAATGCCTGAGCCAGCGCTGCGTGATCCGGCCTGGCGCGGGCGGCTGTTCTGGGCGCTGGCTAGTCTGGCGCTGTTGTGGCCAACTTTAGTCCTGACCGAATTTAAACCCTGGATCTTGCTAGAGCCGGATGCCTTGAAACCGGCCTGGAATTTTATCAGCGCGTTTTTTCCGCCACGGTCTGATCCCGAATTTTTACTCTTACTGGCGCGGGAAACCTGGCGCACCGTGGCGATGGCAACTGCTGGTATGAGCCTAGCCCTGCTGCTGGCGCTACCCTTATCACTGCTGTCGGTGCGGGTCTTGTCGCTGTCGGCACTCACTGGCCGTATGGCGCTGCTACCGGCCATACTGCGGCAATTGGTGCGCTGGACCCTGATGGTGCTGCGCAGCGTTCCTGAGCTGGTCTGGGCGCTGGTGTTTGTACGGGTGGTGGGCTTGGGGCCGACCTCGGGCGTACTGGCCATCGCACTGACCTACGGCGGCATGCTGGGCAAGGTGTACGCCGATATTCTCGAAAGCAGCGATGCGCATGCCAGCAGCAGCCTGATGCGCAATGGCGCGGGTCGCCTGCAAACTTTTTTCTATGCGCTACTGCCGCAAAATGCCGCCGAGCTGACCAGCTACACCGTGTACCGCTGGGAATGCGCGATACGCTCCAGCGCAGTGCTGGGTTTTGTCGGCGCTGGCGGTCTGGGGCAATTGATGGATAGTTCCATGAAGATGTTTAATGGCGCGGAAGTGGCTAGCATCTTGCTGGTGTTCATGGCGCTAGTCTGGCTGGCCGACCGCATCAGCGCCGCCTTACGCAAAATTTTGGCATAAACATGCAAGCTCCTCAGCCACCACCGACCAAACAAGCAAGCACCCCAGCGACCACCCAATTGCCGCCCAAGCTGTTTAACGCGCGTTGTCTGTCGTGCTGGTTAGTCTTGGGCGTCGCGCTGCTGGTGCTGGCCAGCTTTACTACCCTCAATCTGCAATGGGCGCAGTTTTTCTCCTGGGATGCGATTAGCCGCATGGGACGCTTTGTGGGAGAACTAATGCATCCCGAAAGCAGCTCCGCTTTTCTGCACAAGCTAGCGCTGGCGACCCTAGAAACTCTGGCGATGTCGGCACTCGGTACCTTCATCGCGCTGATACTCGGCGTGCTGCTGGCACTACCGGCCAGCAAGGCGCATGCGCAAGACCCGGCGCGCTGGCGTGGCCCGGCGCGTTTGCTGCTGAATGCCCTACGCAGCACGCCGGAACTGGTGTGGGCTACCTTACTCTTGATTGCCGCTGGTCTCGGCCCGTTTGCCGGGACTCTGGCGCTAGGTCTGCATACGGCTGGCGTGTTGGGCCGCCTGTTTGCCGAAGCCATAGAAAATGCGCCGCCAGAACCCGGCTTTGCACTACGTCTGCGTGGCATCTCTGAAACCCGGATATTTTTGTACGCCAGCTTGCCGCAAGTTTTGCCGCAACTACTCAGTTACACCCTGTACCGCTGGGAAAATAATATCCGCGCCGCCGCCGTGCTAGGGGTGGTCGGTGCCGGCGGCCTGGGCCAGATGCTGGCCTTCCACATGGGCCTGTTCCAGATGGGCGAAACCAGCAGCGTCTTGCTGGCCATGATGCTGCTGGTAGCGCTGGTCGATGCGCTCAGCTATCTGATACGCAGTGCTTTATCGCGCTGAAACGGCCAGCTTGCCTGGCGCAGCCACTGCGGCCTCAGGCTTGGCCGAGCTACTGGACTGCGGCTTTGGGCTGCCAGGGCGTTGCGCTTCTTGCCCCAGTTGCTTCTGGCGCGCGGCATTGAGCTCTTCAATGGTAGGAGGCTTACGACTATCCGGCTGGCATGGGCCTTCCTGATAATGCACAGCCCCTTTGACGCTGCACTTGTACACCGGAGTTGCCACGGCAGACGGCAACAGCAGCTGAGCGAGGGCGAATGCCAGGACCATTGATTTAACCATGGGTAAAGCGAGCAGATGAGTGAAGCGCAATTTGCGATAAGCGTGCATGAAGTAAAGCCTAAGAGATAGATCCGTCGCCGTGATCGGTATAGCGGAAGTGTGAAACAGTTTTAAGGTAAATCGCTCAAAACGCGCTTGCAGCATGGTTTTTCAAAGCCCTAGTGAAGATTTAATCGCTTAAAAAAAACCATAAAAAACCTTATTGCAATTGCTTTTCATTCTATCAATAAATTAGTTAATTTGAAATTGTTTTAATTTCTTCTTGATCTGCGCCTAGGCTTGATGACTTGCGATACTCCCCCTAGTGTTTTTCTATTGCCCAATGAATATATGCGCGAATGGCAGGTTTTATTGAAAAAATAGGGGGTATATTCTTTGGCTGGCTTTTGATGTGGGCTTTAAGCGCTGTAGATTGTAATAGCGCGGTGTATTGCGCACCACTTAATGCGCCTTACGGCTTTGAAGCTTAATCTGATCAGTCACGCAAGGCGCAGCTACTTTGATAAGAGCGTATTCTGATCGTGTATTAATCTCCAGCCGCCACGCTCCTTGTTGAATACCAAGCTGAGCAAGTAGTGCATCTTGTATTCGACTCCAGCCTCGTCCAGGTCCGCGTATTTAACATCAAGCACGGCGACGCCAGCGCTGGCATTGGATGTCGCGCTTAATATTTGATATGACCACGACCAGTCCCGATCAGCCAGCCAGGCTTGAGTTGATTTCTTGAACTCTGCGCTGGACTTCGAAAGTCGGCCATTAGGTAAGATGAAAGTCAAAGTATCAGCCTCAGTTAAGGTCGACTCAAAAGCGACCCAATCTCTGTTTTCAATCGCTGCAAGATGTGTCCTAAGTGCCGCATCAAAGCTGCTCGTGTTGGCGACTGCAGACAGTTGCCATAACAATGGCAGTATCAAGGCAAGGCGACGAATACTGCTTGATGTTTTCATGTGATATCCGGAAAAACTGAGATGTCTGTTGATGGCTAGGAAGGTCCGTCAGCGCTGTAGGGTGTAATAGCGCAGCGTATTACAGCATTTTAAGCATCCCATGCGGCGCAATACGCTACGCTATTGACGCCCTACCCAATGCGCCATACGGCCTTGCCCCCCCTACCAGGCTTGTTGACAATCCGTGTTGAATGCAAGCTTAGGCATTTCGACCTTGGCTTCTTAAGATTCCTTTATTTGGCATTGACGGGACCCTTGGTCTTGGCGTCGGAGTCGTACCAGTAGTCTTCACCCTTGAGGCGGCGATCTCCCTGAATGGTGTAGGTGATGAATCCTTGCTTGAACACCAGCGCGCCATCGCTGCGTTTGGCTTTCACTAGCTTGCCGTTCACCTTGACTTGTTCTTGGTTGTTGATCTGGATCTCCGCCACAGTAGCGCCAGTGGGCCCAACCGCCACCCAATTGCCGGCATATGGTGGCAGATTGGCCTGCGCGCTCTGAACTGCGCTTGCGGCGGGAGTCTCCGTGACGACGTTCGCCTTGGCGTTTTCTGCTTTGCTCTTGTTGATGTCACAGCCTTGCATCTCGCTCATTTGGGTGCAACCGGAACGTTCAAGCTTCTGACGGTATTTTGCGTCGATTGCATGGGCGGGCGTATTTACCAACAGCAGGCTGGTAATGACGACAATGAAATTTTTCTTCATTTGTTTAGCTTTCAAAATTTTAGGCGATTCAAAGGCATCACCATGAGCCTCAACGCTGAGGTGCCGGAATTGCCGCCACCGTAAAATTAATAAGGAGAAAATCGACATTGGCGCCCCACTGATCGTCTTGTTAAGTCGGGTGGGCACAGCAGCATCGTGCCCACGCGTGAGGCTCAAACAACAGATCAGCTTAAGCCCATCAAAGCAAATCCTCCATGCAGAGCTGTCGGTCCATCTCTGCGTGGGCACAAAAACCTGCCCCCCCCTACCAGGCTGGCCGCTCATTTTGATTGAGATAACCCCAAATTCTCAAATACGATTGCTCTATCGAATACGGGATATTGAACCTTGCCATGATACGAAAAATCTCTTCCGAAATATCGATCTCTTTATCTGAAATTAGATGACCTCTAAACTCTCGTCTAACAAGTTCAAAATCTACCCATTCGATTGCCGGACTTTCGTCGAACATCTCATTCCACCACACTGGACTAAAACCATAAATAACACTCGAATCAATCCGTTTATAGCGCACATTTGGATTTATTTCGTTTTCCACTTCAAATGCGTTACATAGCTCTTTCCATTTGGTGCTATTCATTACAGAAACCAATTGGCGTTCATTTCTAATTTTTAGCAACTTTGGATTCATGGTCGAACCGTATAACGCCGATTTGAAAGGCGCGCGCGCCAATCAGTAAATTTGAAGAGAACGCATATTCGCACGTCACTTTCGAAAGTCATGTTAAGAGGCATGGTTACGTTCCAAGACTTTTGCAATCAAAGGCTGCGTATACAGAACCTCGAGACTTAGGCACGTATCATCACCTGAATGATGGAACTCGCCTTCGTCAAATGCTTGATAGACCGCAAATAAGATAGGGGGCACTTCATCATCGGTTACTGCCCAAAAGTCAGGCGAAGTGGCAAGTAAGAAAAGTGAGTTCATAATGCAGTCCCCGCAATCATAGGTCATTCTTCCATCGGCATATTGGCGTGCAACGTGAAGCGCCACCATGTCGCAACATGCAAGCAACGACAGTTCGACCGATTCAGCAAAGAACCTCAGCTCTCGAAATCTAAGAGAACTGTTTTCCGCCGCATTGAGAACGTCAACGAGATCGATGATTTTTGCCTCTTAACTAGAAATGTCCGTCACCGTGACGGGCGAAACGGACGGGTGTCGCAATTTAAGAGCAAGCTATCAAAACCCAAGTCCAGCTTGGCTTTTCTGCGATGTACTATAAATGCGGTGAGTACTAAAAAATCCTGAAAAGCGTGATTGCTGTTGCCTTTCATTTTATCAATAATATTGACATATTTGAAATCAATTTCAATTTTTATTGCCCAGAATGCTGGCCATGTGGGCACGCTGCCAGTTTAGTCAGAATCGCCTTTTTGCGTCTTTCCTTACGCGACTGGCTGGGCTGCTTAAATATACTCCCCCTAGTGTTTTTTAACGCCCAATGAATATATGGGCGAATCGTACGTTTCATTAAAAAATGGGGGGAGTATGTAATTTTCTTGGGTTTTTATGGCGGCTAACAACAGATCAGCTTAAGCCCATCAAAGCAACTCCTCCATGCATAGCTGTCGGTTCATCTCTGCGTGGGCACAAAAACCTGCCCACCCTAGCAAGCTGCTTAGCCTATGGTGAGATCTCCCATGCGTGGATCGCTGATCGTGGCGAGGCCGGTTTCCATGCGTCCGGCGAAGCGCCGGATGTAGGTCGGATATTCGCTACAGCTCACTGTGAAGTCATACCAATTGCCGCTGTTGCTGAGCTTGATGCTGATCTGCTGTTGCTGTCCGGCGGCGACTGTGGCGTTCCACTGTTGGCCAGGGAAATAGGCGTTGGCGCTGATTTTGTAATGCAGATTGCTGTTGCCGCTATTGTGCAAATGGAAGACGATTTCACCGTTGGCGGGGTCGTAGCGCAATTCTGGTTTGGCACTGGCCTGCATGATATTGCCCCTGAAATGGCGATGGAAGCCATTCGGGCCGAGTAGCCAGATATCATATTCGCCCTTCAGTAAATCGCTGACATACCAGCTGTCGCTGAGTTGTTGGCCGGCCGCTACGGTGTAGCGTCTGGGCATCAGCAACAGGTGTTTTTTATCGTAGACATGGAACACGGCGGCTTGTTCGCCCTGGTTGATGAAGTCGATCGTGAGGCTATGTTTTAGACGCTCGCATTGATCCTGGCAATTGAGCTGATACGGCAAGGCGCGTGATGGCCGTATGCCGCTCGCTTGCTGAGGTAAATCACCGCGGCTAAACAGTATCGGTAGTTTTCTTCCGGGCAGCGCCTGGGCGCGTTCGGCGCGTTCTTTGGTGAGTGGAAATTGCGAAAAAAAGCTAGCGTCATCCGGTTCTGCAAAATTAAAGGCGGAGCTTAAATCACCGCAAACGGCGCTGCGCCAAGGGCTGATATTCGGTTCTTCTACGCCAAAACGTTTAGCAATAAATCGCAAAATCGAGGTGTGGTCGAATACCTGAGAATTGACCCAGCCGCCCTTACTCCAGGGTGAAATCACATAGCAAGGTACGCGTGCACCTAAGCCATACGGCCGGTGCAGATGCAAGCCGTTGTCATCTTGTGGACTCTTGTGGTGGTGGTATTCGCCCGTGGTGTCTACGCTGGATTTGCCGGCTTGCTTGCGCAAGCTGGGGTTCTCGCTCCAGAAGCTATACGAGGGTACGGCAGGGGCTGGCACGTGGTCGAAGAAGCCGTCGTTTTCATCAAAATTGACGATGAAGACGGTTTTACTCCAGACTTCGGGATTGGCGGTCAGCGCTTCCAGCACGCGTGCGGTGTAGTCGGCACCTTGGGCCGGGCTAGATGGCCCCGGATGCTCGGAGCCTGCCGCAGTGGCGATGATCCAGCTCACTTGCGGCAAGCTGTTATTGGTGACGTCTTCCAGCAGTTTATCGAGATCGCGTTGTCCGAAGGCTTTATCCATTAAATCCGGATCAAGATTTGGATCGCGATCGGCATCGCGGTAAGTCTTAAATCCTGCCAGCGGATTGTCGGTGAAATTGTCGTTTAAATCCTGATAAATTTTCCAGCTGATACCGGCGCTTTGCAAGCGTTCGGGGTAAGTGTGCCAGGTGTAACTGTCGGCGTAATTATCCGCCCCCAGACTGTCGTGGCTATTCCCGACGGCCGGGCCGTTACCGAGCGGGGGCGCGCCGTTGCTGCCGCTCCAGTGAAAGATGCGGTTGGTATTGGTGCCGCCCATAAACGAGCAGTGGTAGGCGTCACACAAGGTAAACGCATTGGCCAGCGCAAACTGAAACGGGATGTCGCGCTCTTTAAAATATCCCATAGAGTGATTGGTTTTCGTCACAGGCCAAAAAGACATGCGCCCATGATCCCAGGCATTTTGCGCATCTGGCCAGGTGTGGGGCGTGCCCTCGACCCGCATGTAAGAGAAATCTTGTTCAGTATTCAGATGAAAAGGCCGCACGCTCATTGGTAGCAAAGCACCCTGGGTCCATACCGAGCGACCGCTGGCCAGCGGTATCGGGAAAGGATCGGCAAAACCACGCACCCCTGGCAGGGTGCCGAAATAATGATCAAAAGAGCGATTTTCTTGCATCAGGATCACGATGTGTTCTACATCTTCTATCGTGCCGGTACGGTAATTGGCCGGTATCGCCAGGGCTTTTTGTATGCTCAGCGGGAGTAAGGAGGCCGCAGATAGCGCGCCTAATCCCTGGCTAGAACGGCGTAAAAAATCGCGGCGCTGGATGTTGCTGGTGGGCTTGCTCATGAGCTTTCCTTAAGTTTTTGAGAGAGTGGCTGATCGATGGCTAATGCTCTGCTCGCAGGCAAGTGGCTGCGATGCGTGTTGGCTGAGTTGGCAGAATTAACTAAATTGCCTGAATCGGCTGGAATTATTGCAAAGCAATATGGCAGGCGTATGTCGCCAACCCGCCATTTAAGTATCCGTTTGGACTATGGCGATGGTTTACGATTGGGGGTTTTGCGGCCGCGCTCTTGCGCATAAGCCATGCGCTTCTCACAGTATCTAGCCCTGAAAGCCACCTGAAAGCCGCATGGGCTATGCCTGTTGGCTGTCTGTTGGCGCTGGCTATCTGGAAACCCGCATTGGCTATGCGCTAGATCCCTTGGCCTACTGTGCTCAAGCCCGGCTCAGGTTTTATTTTTTGGAGGGAAGCCACTACTTATGAACAGGCGCTTGAAAGTCGGGTGGGCACAGCAGCATCGTGCCCACGCCTAAGGCTCAAACCACGACAAATCAGCTTAAGCCCATCAAAGCAAATCCTCCATGCATAGCTAGCGGCTCATCTCTGCGTGGGCACAAAACCTGACCACCCTAGCAGGCTGAAAGGCGCAAGGTTGAGCGCCATTAGGCTTTTGCAGACTACTATTTCCAACTTCTAAAACAGTGAATTAGCAGGTAGATTCCAAATCCGGTTCCGATTGGAAAACCAGAAAGCATGACCACGGCGATAACTATCGACGTAACTCGCGCCCAGATGCTTTTACGAAATGCACCTTTTGCCGTGAAATAGTGAAGCGCAGCTAATCCGGCCAAAAACAAAAAGACAAGCCAGAATTCAAGAATTTGTGGAAATACTCCGAATGCTATAAGAGCCACGGATAGGGCTGTGACCACCACATAAAGCCACGAAATGAACTTGTGGGCTTTTGCCACTTTGATGTAACTCTTTTCCTCTTCCATTTTTTGTGTAAGCTCTCCGAATGATTTTGTGTGAAACAGCCTAACTCGATATGTCCGTCACCGTGACGGGCGAAACGGACGGGTGTCTTATAAACATTTAAGAGCAAGCTCTCAAAACCCGAGTTCAGCGATGTAGGGTGTAATAGCGCAGCGTATTGCACCATTTTAAGCATTCCATGCGGCGCAATACGCTGCGCTATTGGCGCCCTACCTAATGCGCCTTACGGCCTTAGTTAGTTCTTTCCAAGAAACTTCATCAAAGCGTCTGAGGGGAAGCTCCCAGGATCAAATTGCCTGCGCTCCAGCAATTCAATGAAACTTCGGCAGAAGGCCTCCTGACGTTCGGAATCTAGTTGAGCCAGTGCGTTGGAATAGTTCTGAGAATAGTAGCCAATATGAAGCCCGATCTGAATCTGATCCTGCCCTGAAAGAGCATGAATGGTTTGGTCTACCTTTTCGAAGTATGGCTTTTGCCTCTCCCTAAACTCTCGGTAAGCCAGTTTCAAACTCTCTGCTGTAGCCACGTCAGTCTTTTCGTCGAATAGCTTCTTGCACAAAACGTAAAACTTTGGCGTTGTAGCCTCGGATAATAGGATCACCCCCATTTCATTTGGCGATCGCTGTTCTTCCTCTGCATGTGCGATTACTGGCATAACTAAGAGGAAAATCAAACTCATCCATACTCTCATCGTAATGGCCTAACTAGATATGTCCGTCACCGTGACGGGCGAAACGGACGGATGACGCATAAAAATTTAAGAGCAAGCTCTCAAAACCCAAGTTCAGCTTGGCTTTCCCGAGATGTACTGTAAATGCGATTGGTACTAAAAAATCGTGAAAAGCGTGATTGCTGTTGTCTTTCATTTTATCAACAATATTGACATATTTGAAATCAATTTCAAATTTTATTGTCCAGAATGCTAGTCATGTGGGCGCGCTGCCAGTTTAGTCAGGGTCGCTTTTTTTGCGTCTTTCCTTACG
This genomic interval carries:
- a CDS encoding putative selenate ABC transporter substrate-binding protein codes for the protein MFKLSATRALAAALSFSLLSFTGLLHAQAVFKVTAIPDESPTELARKAAPLVKYLEKTLGMKVEFTPVTDYAASVEALANKQVDLAWYGGFTFVQASVRSGGKVIPLVQREEDAKFRSVFITSDPAIKTLADLKGKNVSFGSQSSTSGHLMPRSFLLQANIDPDKDFKRVAYSGAHDATIAAVVAGKVDAGALNISVWEKFVADGKVDTNKVRVFYTTPGFYDYNWTVHADMPAAQREKLTKAFLSLDRASPEGKEILELQRATRFIPTKAENYKGIEQAAHSAGLLK
- a CDS encoding ATP-binding cassette domain-containing protein, with amino-acid sequence MKLDLRAVSGRHPAAKPDAAPALRELSLSLRSGEQLAIIGPSGAGKTTLLHLMACALQPSQGSLQLDDSDPWQLSRSALQKLRGQLFLAPQVPPLPPRQRVVTAVLAGRLPHENIWASLRSLFYPQDIPRAERALASFDLSDKLFERVDRLSGGERQRVGLARALLSEATLLLVDEPLSALDPQRGEQAIVALTAAASARTATLVASLHHVEMALTHFPRIVGLRDGALFFDLPAAEVSPQILQALYAQKLHELSGPALPTDEQFPGAPVPVVMLCR
- the phnE gene encoding phosphonate ABC transporter, permease protein PhnE: MQAPQPPPTKQASTPATTQLPPKLFNARCLSCWLVLGVALLVLASFTTLNLQWAQFFSWDAISRMGRFVGELMHPESSSAFLHKLALATLETLAMSALGTFIALILGVLLALPASKAHAQDPARWRGPARLLLNALRSTPELVWATLLLIAAGLGPFAGTLALGLHTAGVLGRLFAEAIENAPPEPGFALRLRGISETRIFLYASLPQVLPQLLSYTLYRWENNIRAAAVLGVVGAGGLGQMLAFHMGLFQMGETSSVLLAMMLLVALVDALSYLIRSALSR
- a CDS encoding nuclear transport factor 2 family protein translates to MKTSSSIRRLALILPLLWQLSAVANTSSFDAALRTHLAAIENRDWVAFESTLTEADTLTFILPNGRLSKSSAEFKKSTQAWLADRDWSWSYQILSATSNASAGVAVLDVKYADLDEAGVEYKMHYLLSLVFNKERGGWRLIHDQNTLLSK
- a CDS encoding PEP-CTERM sorting domain-containing protein, whose product is MKNSKLISIILMAALSSILMTANASQITQAEYDAASNLVNFNTIGDGTLVSTQYTANGVTFSGQIVGQTSGDGVFSSTSANTYYAPNRTDTWGAKFSSTVSSVGFYAEYWQQDVITLGVYNNNVLLGTYNFNKPNDDIYSTYMIGVTDSNAFDEIRFSISGSSNHFFNMDNFKFQTATQQNVPEPTSIAMFGLGLVALAYLRRKSA
- a CDS encoding TIGR04348 family glycosyltransferase, which produces MKQPRVLILSPALAAANNGNWQTAWRWSQMLSPYYQTKIAQEWDGEPAEVLLALHARRSASSIARWAHRLSVTADAPGLGLVLTGTDLYRDILSDPAAQASLRYAQALVVLQERGPDALPPELRHKAQVIFQSSASRAPAQKTPQHLRALMVGHLRAEKSPQTLFAAAALLAAQSDIFIDHIGAALEPELGAQAQACASQYPHYRWLGSQSHSRTLRHIQHAHVLVHSSRIEGGAHVVLEAVCSGTPVLASRIPGNLGMLGENYPGYFELDDAAGLAALLQRCRQDQELQHGYYQEIVQACTQRAPLFSPAAEQAALLALVQGLLAGRA
- a CDS encoding ABC transporter permease, coding for MPEPALRDPAWRGRLFWALASLALLWPTLVLTEFKPWILLEPDALKPAWNFISAFFPPRSDPEFLLLLARETWRTVAMATAGMSLALLLALPLSLLSVRVLSLSALTGRMALLPAILRQLVRWTLMVLRSVPELVWALVFVRVVGLGPTSGVLAIALTYGGMLGKVYADILESSDAHASSSLMRNGAGRLQTFFYALLPQNAAELTSYTVYRWECAIRSSAVLGFVGAGGLGQLMDSSMKMFNGAEVASILLVFMALVWLADRISAALRKILA